A window of the Acidovorax sp. YS12 genome harbors these coding sequences:
- a CDS encoding patatin-like phospholipase family protein: MATRGPSSEFRILALSGGGYLGLYAAVVLAELEARVGEPLGRRFDLIAGTSVGGLLSMALAFEVPMAELVKLFLERGEEVFSSRRLPTGAVTRLLDLSRSVMGPKYTGEALRKELTRHFGKRTLGDALHAVVVPAVDVTRSVTKVFKTPHAQASLGDAGLSAVDVTLATCAAPAFFPCVKVGDKLYADGGLFAVAPDQVALHEAELFMGAKPSKVRMLSVGTATMGYQPMEKPEADVGAVGWLTDGRLILTMISVQQQHVQAIMEDRLADRYMRLDAPWPAQAGLGIDIATKQAAQTLTALGQQTLAGLDEERLQKFL; encoded by the coding sequence ATGGCTACCAGGGGTCCCTCGTCCGAATTTCGCATCCTCGCGCTCAGCGGCGGCGGGTACCTGGGGCTGTACGCCGCCGTGGTGCTGGCTGAACTGGAGGCGCGCGTGGGCGAGCCGCTGGGGCGGCGCTTCGACCTGATCGCCGGCACCTCGGTGGGCGGCCTGCTGTCAATGGCGCTGGCCTTCGAAGTGCCGATGGCCGAGCTGGTCAAGCTGTTCCTGGAGCGTGGCGAGGAGGTGTTTTCCTCGCGCCGCCTGCCCACGGGCGCGGTGACGCGGCTGCTCGACCTGTCGCGCTCCGTCATGGGCCCCAAGTACACGGGCGAGGCGCTGCGCAAGGAGCTCACGCGCCATTTCGGCAAGCGCACGCTGGGCGACGCGCTGCACGCCGTCGTGGTGCCCGCCGTGGACGTGACGCGCAGCGTCACCAAGGTGTTCAAGACGCCGCACGCCCAGGCCTCGCTGGGCGACGCGGGCCTGAGCGCCGTGGACGTGACGCTGGCCACCTGCGCCGCGCCCGCGTTCTTCCCGTGCGTGAAGGTGGGCGACAAGCTCTATGCCGACGGCGGCCTGTTCGCCGTGGCGCCGGACCAGGTGGCGCTGCACGAGGCCGAGCTGTTCATGGGCGCCAAGCCGTCCAAGGTGCGCATGCTCTCCGTGGGCACGGCCACCATGGGCTACCAGCCCATGGAAAAGCCCGAGGCCGACGTGGGCGCCGTGGGCTGGCTGACCGACGGGCGCCTGATCCTGACCATGATCTCGGTGCAGCAGCAGCACGTGCAGGCCATCATGGAGGACCGCCTCGCCGACCGCTACATGCGCCTGGATGCGCCCTGGCCCGCGCAGGCGGGGCTGGGCATCGACATCGCCACCAAGCAGGCGGCGCAGACGCTGACGGCCCTGGGCCAGCAGACCCTGGCCGGGCTGGACGAAGAACGGCTGCAGAAGTTCTTGTAG
- the putA gene encoding trifunctional transcriptional regulator/proline dehydrogenase/L-glutamate gamma-semialdehyde dehydrogenase, translating into MSTTIGIKVDDTLRERIRNAAQEMGRTPHWLIKQAVLQYVDALERGATTIRLAGLGEAPQEDGAEEAPPAQEAAQPFLVFAQSILPQTPLRAAITATWHRPETECLPVLLPLARAQDAEQAGKVRELATRLVQGLRDAPAGSGVAALVQEFSLSSQEGVALMCLAEALLRIPDRATRDALIRDKISKGDWKSHVGRSPSLFVNAAAWGLVLTGKLTSTNSEKSLSSALTRVIGKGGEPLIRQGVHRAMKLMGEQFVTGQNIAEALANSRTYEKQGFRYSYDMLGEAAATDADAQRYLQAYEQAIHAIGAASNGRGIFEGPGISIKLSALHPRYSRAQYDRVMAELLPRVLRLAELAKQYDIGMNIDAEEADRLELSLDLMEALCAAPSLKGWSGIGFVVQAYQKRCPHVIDYLVDLARRSRRRLMVRLVKGAYWDSEIKRAQLDGLAGYPVYTRKVYTDVSYLACARKLLEAPDAIYPQFATHNAQTLASIYHLAQNVGGSYYSGQYEFQCLHGMGEPLYAQVTGTAADGKLARPCRVYAPVGSHETLLAYLVRRLLENGANTSFVNRIGDASVPISELVTDPVEETLHIASQEGRLGAPHPRIPLPADLFAGQGTQSRPNSHGLNLAHEQQLASLAAALLHSTRQAYLAAPPGVELPADPARAPGWQPLRNPAELSDTVGWVHEATAHDVQAACDRAAQAAPIWAGTPPAARADALQRAADLLEQRSQPLMGLIMREAGKTLPNAVAEIREAVDFLRYYGAQVAAQFDNAAQRPLGVVLAISPWNFPLAIFCGQVAAALAAGNTVLAKPAEQTPLTAAAMVALLHEAGVPQGALQLVPGQGESVGAALVAHPQVAGVMFTGSTEVARLIARQLSARLSPTGQAIPLVAETGGQNAMVVDSSALAEQVVADVLASAFDSAGQRCSALRLLCLQDDVADRTLTMLRDALQEWTLGNPDRLHTDVGPVIDAEARAQIEAHIARMAEAGQKVTRVERADGALNGHFVAPAIIEIDSTSRLTREVFGPVLHVIRYPREQLDALLDGINATGYGLTFGVHSRIDETIQHLSERVHAGNLYVNRNVIGAVVGVQPFGGMGLSGTGPKAGGPLYLHRLVHGPANTALALLPPTPSLAEHPALQLLRQLRQTTLPLPAPEQARAHTACEAGLNASRLGASLLLPGPTGESNRYRLLPRGPVWALPRTPLGLVAQVAAALASGNPCHVVLPQDDNGCGALWQALRAAAGDAGAPWLHGAEGTALADGATPVAALLFEGDGDALLQACRAVAARPGPLVRVESLGSDELQAGQGYDLAALCHEQSISTNTAAAGGNAQLMTMA; encoded by the coding sequence ATGTCCACCACCATTGGCATCAAAGTCGACGACACGCTGCGCGAGCGCATTCGCAACGCCGCCCAGGAGATGGGCCGCACGCCGCACTGGCTGATCAAGCAGGCGGTCCTGCAGTACGTCGATGCGCTCGAACGCGGCGCCACCACCATCCGCCTGGCCGGCCTGGGCGAGGCTCCGCAGGAAGACGGTGCCGAAGAAGCGCCTCCGGCGCAAGAGGCGGCGCAGCCCTTCCTGGTGTTCGCCCAATCCATCCTGCCGCAAACGCCGCTGCGCGCCGCCATCACCGCCACCTGGCACCGCCCCGAGACCGAATGCCTGCCCGTGCTGCTGCCGCTGGCACGCGCCCAGGACGCCGAGCAGGCCGGCAAGGTGCGCGAGCTGGCCACGCGCCTGGTGCAGGGCCTGCGCGACGCGCCCGCCGGCAGCGGCGTGGCCGCGCTGGTGCAGGAATTCTCGCTCTCCAGCCAGGAAGGCGTGGCGCTGATGTGCCTGGCCGAGGCACTGCTGCGCATTCCCGACCGCGCCACGCGCGACGCGCTGATCCGCGACAAGATCAGCAAGGGCGACTGGAAATCGCACGTCGGCCGCTCGCCCTCGCTGTTCGTCAACGCCGCCGCGTGGGGCCTGGTGCTGACCGGCAAGCTCACGTCCACCAACAGCGAAAAAAGCCTCTCGTCCGCGCTCACGCGCGTCATCGGCAAGGGCGGCGAGCCGCTGATCCGCCAGGGCGTACACCGCGCCATGAAGCTGATGGGCGAGCAGTTCGTCACCGGCCAGAACATCGCCGAAGCCCTGGCCAACAGCCGCACCTATGAAAAGCAGGGCTTCCGCTACAGCTACGACATGCTGGGCGAGGCCGCCGCCACCGACGCCGACGCGCAGCGCTACCTGCAGGCCTACGAGCAGGCCATCCACGCCATTGGCGCGGCGTCCAACGGGCGCGGCATCTTCGAGGGCCCGGGCATCTCCATCAAGCTCTCGGCCCTGCACCCGCGCTACAGCCGCGCCCAGTACGACCGCGTGATGGCCGAGCTGCTGCCGCGCGTGCTGCGCCTGGCCGAGCTGGCCAAGCAGTACGACATCGGCATGAACATCGACGCCGAGGAGGCCGACCGCCTGGAGCTGTCGCTGGACCTGATGGAAGCGCTGTGCGCCGCGCCCTCGCTCAAGGGCTGGAGCGGCATCGGCTTCGTGGTGCAGGCCTACCAGAAGCGCTGCCCGCACGTCATCGACTATCTGGTGGACCTGGCCCGGCGCAGCCGCCGCCGCCTGATGGTGCGCCTGGTGAAAGGCGCCTACTGGGACAGCGAGATCAAGCGCGCCCAGCTCGACGGCCTGGCTGGCTACCCCGTGTACACGCGCAAGGTCTACACCGACGTGAGCTACCTGGCCTGCGCGCGCAAGCTGCTGGAGGCGCCCGACGCCATCTACCCCCAGTTCGCCACGCACAACGCGCAGACGCTGGCCAGCATCTACCACCTGGCGCAGAACGTGGGCGGCAGCTACTACAGCGGCCAGTACGAGTTCCAGTGCCTGCACGGCATGGGCGAGCCGCTGTACGCGCAGGTGACCGGCACCGCCGCCGACGGCAAGCTGGCCCGCCCCTGCCGCGTCTACGCCCCGGTGGGCAGCCACGAAACGCTGCTGGCCTACCTGGTGCGCCGGCTGCTGGAGAACGGCGCCAACACCTCGTTCGTGAACCGCATCGGCGACGCCAGCGTACCCATCAGCGAGCTGGTCACCGACCCGGTGGAGGAAACCCTGCACATCGCCAGCCAGGAAGGCCGCCTGGGCGCACCGCACCCGCGCATTCCGCTGCCGGCGGATCTGTTTGCCGGCCAGGGTACGCAATCGCGCCCCAATTCGCACGGCCTGAACCTGGCGCACGAGCAGCAGCTCGCCTCGCTCGCCGCCGCCCTGCTGCACAGCACGCGCCAGGCCTACCTGGCCGCACCCCCCGGCGTGGAACTGCCCGCCGACCCGGCGCGCGCGCCCGGCTGGCAGCCGCTGCGCAACCCGGCCGAGCTGAGCGACACCGTGGGCTGGGTGCATGAAGCCACCGCGCACGACGTCCAGGCCGCCTGCGATCGCGCCGCCCAGGCCGCGCCCATCTGGGCCGGCACACCGCCCGCCGCGCGCGCCGACGCGCTGCAGCGCGCCGCCGACCTGCTGGAGCAGCGCAGCCAGCCGCTGATGGGCCTGATCATGCGCGAGGCCGGCAAGACCCTGCCCAACGCCGTGGCCGAGATCCGCGAGGCCGTGGACTTCCTGCGCTACTACGGCGCCCAGGTGGCCGCGCAGTTCGACAACGCCGCGCAGCGCCCGCTGGGCGTGGTGCTGGCCATCAGCCCGTGGAACTTCCCGCTCGCCATCTTCTGCGGCCAGGTGGCCGCGGCCCTGGCCGCGGGCAACACGGTGCTGGCCAAGCCGGCCGAGCAGACACCGCTCACGGCCGCCGCCATGGTCGCCCTCCTGCACGAGGCCGGCGTGCCGCAGGGCGCGCTGCAGCTCGTGCCCGGCCAGGGCGAGAGCGTGGGCGCGGCCCTGGTGGCCCACCCGCAGGTGGCGGGCGTGATGTTCACCGGCTCCACCGAGGTGGCGCGCCTGATCGCGCGCCAGCTCAGCGCACGCCTGTCACCCACCGGCCAGGCCATTCCGCTGGTGGCCGAGACCGGCGGCCAGAACGCCATGGTGGTCGATTCGTCGGCCCTGGCCGAACAGGTGGTGGCCGACGTGCTGGCCTCGGCCTTCGACTCGGCGGGCCAGCGCTGCTCGGCCCTGCGCCTGCTGTGCCTGCAGGACGACGTGGCCGACCGCACCCTGACCATGCTGCGCGACGCGCTGCAGGAATGGACGCTGGGCAACCCCGACCGCCTGCACACCGACGTGGGCCCGGTGATCGACGCCGAGGCGCGCGCGCAGATCGAGGCGCACATCGCCCGCATGGCCGAGGCCGGCCAGAAGGTGACGCGCGTGGAGCGCGCGGACGGCGCGCTCAACGGCCACTTCGTGGCCCCGGCCATCATCGAAATCGATAGCACCTCGCGCTTGACCCGTGAGGTTTTCGGCCCGGTTCTGCATGTCATCCGCTACCCGCGCGAGCAGCTCGACGCGCTGCTCGACGGCATCAACGCCACGGGCTACGGCCTCACCTTCGGCGTGCACAGCCGCATCGACGAGACCATCCAGCACCTGAGCGAGCGCGTCCACGCCGGCAATCTCTACGTCAACCGCAACGTCATCGGCGCCGTGGTGGGCGTGCAGCCCTTCGGCGGCATGGGCCTGTCGGGCACCGGCCCCAAGGCCGGCGGCCCGCTGTACCTGCACCGCCTGGTGCACGGCCCGGCCAACACCGCGCTGGCCCTGCTGCCCCCCACGCCCAGCCTGGCGGAGCACCCGGCGCTGCAGCTGCTGCGCCAGCTGCGCCAGACCACGCTGCCGCTGCCCGCGCCCGAACAGGCCCGCGCCCACACGGCCTGCGAGGCGGGGCTGAACGCCTCGCGCCTGGGCGCCAGCCTGCTGCTGCCCGGCCCCACGGGCGAATCCAACCGCTACCGCCTGCTGCCGCGCGGCCCGGTGTGGGCGCTGCCGCGCACGCCGCTGGGCCTGGTGGCCCAGGTGGCCGCCGCACTGGCCAGCGGCAACCCCTGCCACGTGGTGCTGCCGCAGGACGACAACGGCTGCGGCGCCCTCTGGCAGGCGCTGCGCGCCGCGGCCGGCGATGCCGGCGCGCCCTGGCTGCACGGCGCCGAGGGCACGGCGCTGGCCGACGGCGCCACCCCGGTGGCCGCCCTGCTGTTCGAGGGCGACGGCGACGCGCTGCTGCAAGCCTGCCGCGCCGTGGCCGCCCGCCCCGGCCCGCTGGTGCGCGTGGAAAGCCTGGGCAGCGACGAACTGCAGGCCGGACAGGGCTACGACCTGGCGGCGCTGTGCCACGAGCAGTCGATCAGCACCAACACAGCGGCGGCGGGCGGCAACGCACAGCTGATGACCATGGCTTGA
- a CDS encoding adenylate/guanylate cyclase domain-containing protein, which yields MSSASVIVFADIAGSTALYEVLGNARATEAVTHVVHWLGQSVESQGGRVVKTLGDGVLATFDTAPRAVQAMAALMRDHQQHLREWPSEMCLQVRVGVAGGEVVEVDGDCYGDAVNLAARLCERARPGEVWVSASTVKDAEAAPGSPNAPGARFVRLGSLSIRGKAEPTTVYGLEWRQDEDPDSQTMLTNLPSTLGALHSGPMQLQVHWHGEGHVYSVQDMPLLLGRAPQAQVCVPDPRVSREHARIDWRNGAFVLTDLSRFGTWVRFEGFEPVLLRRDTCLLHGAGQVALGVAFSDDSAPALAFTVSDAGVMVQ from the coding sequence ATGAGCAGCGCGTCGGTGATCGTGTTTGCTGACATCGCGGGAAGCACCGCCTTGTACGAGGTCTTGGGCAATGCGCGCGCCACCGAGGCCGTGACCCATGTGGTGCACTGGCTCGGCCAGTCCGTGGAGAGCCAGGGGGGCCGGGTGGTCAAGACCCTGGGCGATGGCGTGCTGGCCACCTTCGACACCGCGCCGCGCGCCGTGCAGGCCATGGCGGCGCTGATGCGCGACCACCAGCAGCACCTGCGCGAATGGCCCAGCGAAATGTGCCTGCAGGTGCGCGTGGGCGTGGCGGGCGGGGAGGTCGTCGAGGTCGATGGCGATTGTTACGGCGACGCCGTGAACCTGGCGGCGCGCCTGTGCGAGCGTGCGCGGCCGGGCGAGGTCTGGGTCAGCGCCAGCACGGTGAAGGATGCCGAGGCCGCGCCGGGCAGCCCGAATGCTCCCGGCGCCCGCTTCGTGCGCCTGGGGTCCCTGTCCATCCGGGGCAAGGCCGAGCCGACCACGGTGTATGGCCTGGAGTGGCGCCAGGACGAAGATCCCGATTCCCAGACCATGCTGACCAACCTGCCCAGCACCCTGGGCGCGCTGCACAGCGGCCCCATGCAGCTGCAGGTGCACTGGCATGGCGAGGGGCACGTGTACTCGGTGCAGGACATGCCGCTGCTGCTCGGGCGCGCGCCGCAGGCCCAGGTGTGCGTGCCGGATCCGCGCGTCTCGCGCGAGCACGCGCGCATCGACTGGCGCAACGGCGCCTTCGTGCTCACCGACCTGAGCCGCTTTGGCACCTGGGTGCGTTTCGAGGGCTTCGAGCCGGTGCTGCTGCGCCGCGATACCTGCCTGCTGCATGGTGCCGGCCAGGTGGCGCTGGGCGTGGCCTTCAGCGACGACAGCGCGCCCGCGCTGGCGTTCACCGTATCCGACGCCGGCGTGATGGTGCAATAG
- a CDS encoding acyl-CoA dehydrogenase family protein has translation MDFDYSPKTKELQAKLTQFMEDHIYPAEKDYAAEMAANTAAGKRWTPLQTIEQLKPKAQAAGLWNLFLPVDTAEASGYHGAGLTNAEYAPLAEIMGRVVWASEVFNCSAPDTGNMETIARYGSEPIKARWLRPLLDGQIRSAFAMTEPEVASSDATNIATRIERQGDHYVINGRKWWTSGANDPRCKVFITMGKTDPEAPKHSQQSMIVVPAETPGITVLRALNVFGYDDAPHGHAEVLFENVKVPVDNILLGEGRGFEIAQGRLGPGRIHHCMRLIGQAERALEFMCKRASSRAAFGKLLAQQTVTQERIAEARCKIDMARLLTLKAAWMMDTVGNKVAKAEIAMIKVVAPSMACQVIDWAMQVHGGAGISDDFPLAYAYANARTLRFADGPDEVHRNAIAKWELGKWAPHGSNAPVPVTRGC, from the coding sequence ATGGACTTCGACTACTCGCCCAAAACCAAGGAACTGCAGGCCAAGCTGACGCAGTTCATGGAAGACCACATCTACCCTGCCGAGAAGGATTACGCCGCCGAAATGGCCGCCAACACGGCGGCCGGCAAGCGCTGGACGCCGCTGCAGACCATCGAGCAGCTCAAGCCCAAGGCCCAGGCCGCCGGGCTGTGGAACCTGTTCCTGCCGGTGGACACGGCCGAGGCCTCGGGCTACCACGGCGCCGGCCTGACCAACGCCGAATACGCGCCGCTGGCCGAGATCATGGGCCGCGTGGTCTGGGCCAGCGAGGTGTTCAACTGCTCCGCGCCCGACACCGGCAACATGGAAACCATCGCGCGCTACGGCTCCGAGCCGATCAAGGCGCGATGGCTGCGCCCGCTGCTGGACGGCCAGATCCGCTCGGCCTTCGCCATGACCGAGCCCGAGGTGGCTTCGAGCGATGCCACCAACATCGCCACGCGCATCGAGCGCCAGGGCGACCACTACGTCATCAACGGCCGCAAGTGGTGGACCAGCGGCGCCAACGACCCGCGCTGCAAGGTGTTCATCACCATGGGCAAGACCGACCCCGAGGCGCCCAAGCACTCGCAGCAGAGCATGATCGTGGTGCCCGCCGAGACCCCCGGCATCACCGTGCTGCGCGCGCTCAACGTATTCGGCTACGACGACGCCCCGCACGGCCACGCCGAGGTGCTGTTCGAGAACGTGAAGGTGCCGGTGGACAACATCCTGCTGGGCGAAGGCCGCGGCTTCGAGATCGCCCAGGGCCGCCTCGGCCCCGGGCGCATCCACCACTGCATGCGCCTGATCGGCCAGGCCGAGCGCGCGCTCGAGTTCATGTGCAAGCGCGCCAGCAGCCGCGCCGCCTTCGGCAAGCTGCTGGCCCAGCAGACCGTGACGCAGGAACGCATCGCCGAGGCACGCTGCAAGATCGACATGGCGCGCCTGCTCACGCTCAAGGCCGCGTGGATGATGGACACCGTGGGCAACAAGGTCGCCAAGGCCGAGATCGCCATGATCAAGGTCGTCGCGCCAAGCATGGCCTGCCAGGTGATCGACTGGGCCATGCAGGTGCATGGCGGCGCCGGCATCAGCGACGATTTCCCGCTCGCCTATGCCTATGCCAACGCGCGCACGCTGCGCTTCGCCGATGGCCCGGACGAAGTGCACCGCAACGCCATCGCCAAGTGGGAGCTGGGCAAGTGGGCGCCGCATGGCAGCAATGCCCCGGTGCCGGTCACGCGCGGCTGCTGA